The sequence below is a genomic window from Oncorhynchus nerka isolate Pitt River linkage group LG7, Oner_Uvic_2.0, whole genome shotgun sequence.
TCCTGCAGCTTGGCCCAGACCTGGTAACTGTATAATACCTGAGAGCTAGCTCCTGCAGCAGCTTGGCCCAGACCTGGTAACTGTGTATAATACCTGAGAGCTAGCTCCTGCAGCTTGGCCCAGACCTGGTAACTGTGTATAATACCTGAGAGCTAGTCCTGCAGCTTGGCCCAGACCTGGTAACTGTGTATAATACCTGAGAGCTAGCTCCTGCAGCTTGGCCCAGACCTGGTAACTGTGTATAATACCTGAGAGCTAGCTCCTGCAGCTTGGCCCAGACCTGGTAACTGTGTATAATACCTGAGAGCTAGCTCCTGCAGCTTGGCCCAGACCTGGTAACTGTGTATAATACCTGAGAGCTAGCTCCTGCAGCTTGGCCCAGACCTGCTAACTGTGTATAATACCTGAGAGCTAGCTCCTGCAGCTTGGCCCAGACCTGGTAACTGTATAATACCTGAGAGCTAGCTCCTGCAGCTTGGCCCAGACCTGGTAACTGTGTATAATACCTGAGAGCTAGCTCCTGCAGCTTGGCCCAGACCTGGTAACTGTGTATAATACCTGAGAGCTAGCTCCTGCAGCTTGGCCCAGACCTGCTAACTGTGTATAATACCTGAGAGCTAGCTCCTGCAGCTTGGCCCAGACCTGGTAACTGTGTATAATACCTGAGAGCTAGCTCCTGCAGCTTGGCCCAGACCTGGTAACTGTGTATAATACCTGAGAGCTAGCTCCTGCAGCTTGGCCCAGACCTGGTATCTGTAGAAGCGCAGGGCGTTCTTCTGTCCCATGCTCTCTGTGACATAGAACACAGCTCTCACCAGGCCTAGCACATAGCCATCCAGCAGCCAAGCCAGGAGCTGGCCTAGCACTCGCGTCCGATACGACAGCTCACTGGGCGGGTAGCGGCCTGGGGATGAGAGGGGTTAGAATGGGTGGAATGAAGGTAAGTAACAGATTTAATGGAAgctggatggagaaggagagagagagagagaagggggcaaaGTTAAAAGTCTGGGAAAGTAGTGGAAGAGGAACTGACCTGTCTTGCTGATCTTCAGCCAATCACAGTCATTCACCTTCATCTTCCACATCAGCTCAGCCAATGACATCCTCTCAAACTTGCCCATGGACAGGAAGTTCCTGACTGAGGACAGGAATTTGAATCGGTTATGGTCCGACCCCCAGAACACCGAGGGGACCACCGCGTTGAGGCACTCTCTGACAAAGAGGTACACCCGGTGAGGTGCACTGTGCTGGGGCAGGAGGGAGGCCATATCCCCCTGTCCCACTGCTGGACAAACCCTCTGCAGTATCTTAGAGTAGGGACACCTCCTGTGTCGCCGTAGCAACTGACAAAACAGAGGCACCAAGGTGAAAAACCTTCTGGGAAGTCTCTCAGGCTTCCTTTCGGTTCCGTTCAGATAGGCCACGCCTTCAAAAAAGACCAGTCTCACTAAGTCTCGCCCCTGCAGACGCCTGGGCCCCTCGTCTCTACTTTTCCTCTTCCTGTTCAGTAGGAAGCGACGCATGCCTCGCCCTCCGTAGAGCATGCCCAGGGTGCGGATGAAACACTGGGAGTGGGGAAGTGGTGGGAACGACCCTGTTCTCCAACTAGGACCCCCCTCTACATGGACGGTGGCCGATACGTGTCCAGACTGTTCTTCTACTGGTCTTTGGACTACAGCCGCTGGCCTTTTATGTCCTGTTTTCATCGACATCTGCTCGATATTACCTGTGCCGTCGGAGACCTGTTTAGAGCTCTCGGCGGGCGCTATGGTAACCATCACAGCCTCCAATGGTCTTCCGGGTCCAGACAGTTGCTCCATTGGCTTCCTGAGACATTCCATTTCTGCGGACACCTGTTCCACATTGCTAGAACCATTGAAAACCTGTAGGCTCTGTGTGGGTCCCTTGGTGAGAGAAATAACCTCCACTGGTCTCTTGACCCCATTTGTTTCCAGTGTTCTGTGCTTCCGATCGCTAGTCCCACTGGAGACTGTGGGAGATTCTCTTTGAGTGCATCTCCTTTTTCCAGGCAAACACCCatctccttccacctcctccctcttcctcttccccttccctcccaaacctacctcttccctcttcctcttccctcccaaACTGACCTCGTCTCCCTTCCTTTTCCCAGtgtctctacctccatcccttctCCTTTTTCTCCCATCAGAACCCTGAAATACCCATCCCCCGTTTCTGACCTCCTTACTTCTACCTCTGCTGTTCCTAGTAGTACCATTCCGTTTGTATCCCAGGTGGAACCTAGAGATACCCGTTGACATGGAAACGCGGTCGTACACAGGCACGCCGCACACCTGGAACGCGGACGACGGCGGCACCGTCACGAACAAGGAACAGCTCTCCAGGAGATACTTGGAGACGTCCGTGCCGAGGCGCTGGCAGATCCTCTTCCACAAGTCGCTGCCGTGGATGTACGCGGCACTCTGAGTGATCTCGCCATGAAACTTAAACTGGTCGGCGTCGCGGTCCTGGAACGTGTAACCATAACCGTGCGCCAGGACATTCCGTTTCTTTTTCCTCTTGATGTTGTTCAACACGAACGCCAACAGCTCGGGCACGGTGCTGATCTAGAGTAGGACATTTAAATCAATACATCAACATAACTGGCacaatgttttgttttgttttgtgtgtatgtctctgtgcatTTTAATCCATGGCTTTTGGGGGTCAAACATAGCACTGTAAAACAATACAAAACACCTCTCTTAAAGTCAAAATGTCAGTTCAAAACGTTGCATTTCATTACAAATATTGAACTACGCTGGCTAAGTAAAAATTCGGCTACTCCATGCGGTTAGATAGCTAGTTACTTAGGCTATGCTTTAGTTATGTAACTAGCCAACTACACATGTACCTGATTGCAGCTGGGGACGTCCTGTAGGGTTTTATCCGTGCAGACAAACACTCCCCGGACAAACGATATGAAGCGCGTTGTATCTGTCGGTTCGATGAGCaccgctctctgtccctctctgaaTACAGTATGGTTTGCAAACTCCTCCAGGGTCTCCACATGCCGATACAGAGAGCTGAGTATGCCGAGCACCCGTGTCATATCGCCACTGGGCATTTTGAACGGATATCCTAGTTACTCACTACTACTATCTCGTAGTAAAGCTGGATTGTTGTACCCATTTATTAATGTCACTCTGTGTAGCCTAGAGATGTTGTTTGTCTGTTTCGGAATCCGACAACCAGCGATACACGGTTCATACTTGTTCCTGATCCCACTTTCAGGCGCTCAACGAATCGGAAGCTAGAAAACGTCACCCTCTAACGTTAGTCCAAAATCAAGGTTTATTGGTCGCGTTATAcggtttagcagatgttataacgagtgtagcgaaatgctcacGTTACcagctcctaacaatgcagtaaattGTTCACAATAATACAAGTACACTATAATAATGAACTAGAAATAGAGAAATGTCGGAGAGAATGAACCCAAATTGCATTCTCAAGCCCCGGAAGCAGACATTCAACTTGCTATTCATCTGCTTCTCAAGTTTAATAATGTCCAAATAAATTCGGTACTTACCAAAGAATGGAGTTTCGCTGAGCAACTATTTTTATAATGGTCGTTATGTACTTCTAAAAAAAGGCCTAAATAAAAATGACATGCAACCCCCAAAAAATCCCGTGTCTGAATTAAAATCCAAGTATTGTTTTTGACCTATTCTGCACCCCAATAAAATCACTCGGTTTATTTAGAAATATGCCATCACTGTAaaaaatgaatatatatatatattcgttTTAAGTATATTGTCTACTTAATCTACTTTGATGAAATATGATTGTATTCCGTGTAGCGCAGTGAAACAACAGATAGATAAGACGTTCATAAAGTGTTGTAGGTGACAGTGATTTCCTGCTGCGGAATCAGCCGAACTGTGCTTGgcagtaatgaccagtgttgccAACTCATTTTCAGGGGAAGTTGCTACAAGCaggttttaaaaaaatatatattttttaaacaaatatCAACAAACAAAAGAGGGATAGTCACATGCAAACAAACTATTTACATTGCCAGGAATCCTAAACAAATAAA
It includes:
- the tert gene encoding LOW QUALITY PROTEIN: telomerase reverse transcriptase (The sequence of the model RefSeq protein was modified relative to this genomic sequence to represent the inferred CDS: inserted 1 base in 1 codon), with protein sequence MPSGDMTRVLGILSSLYRHVETLEEFANHTVFREGQRAVLIEPTDTTRFISFVRGVFVCTDKTLQDVPSCNQISTVPELLAFVLNNIKRKKKRNVLAHGYGYTFQDRDADQFKFHGEITQSAAYIHGSDLWKRICQRLGTDVSKYLLESCSLFVTVPPSSAFQVCGVPVYDRVSMSTGISRFHLGYKRNGTTRNSRGRSKEVRNGGWVFQGSDGRKRRRDGGRDTGKRKGDEVSLGGKRKREEVGLGGKGKRKREEVEGDGCLPGKRRCTQRESPTVSSGTSDRKHRTLETNGVKRPVEVISLTKGPTQSLQVFNGSSNVEQVSAEMECLRKPMEQLSGPGRPLEAVMVTIAPAESSKQVSDGTGNIEQMSMKTGHKRPAAVVQRPVEEQSGHVSATVHVEGGPSWRTGSFPPLPHSQCFIRTLGMLYGGRGMRRFLLNRKRKSRDEGPRRLQGRDLVRLVFFEGVAYLNGTERKPERLPRRFFTLVPLFCQLLRRHRRCPYSKILQRVCPAVGQGDMASLLPQHSAPHRVYLFVRECLNAVVPSVFWGSDHNRFKFLSSVRNFLSMGKFERMSLAELMWKMKVNDCDWLKISKTGRYPPSELSYRTRVLGQLLAWLLDGYVLGLVRAVFYVTESMGQKNALRFYRYQVWAKLQELALSGHLSKGQMSELTLAQMTSLPKTTVTSRLRFIPKTEGMRPITRVIGADTKTRLFQTRVKELLDVLGVCVRSSPSLLGSTVWGLTDIHRVLSSITPAQKDKPQPLYFVKVDVSGAYDSLPHTQLLEVIGQVLSHVQEELFSVRCYAKVWADTHEGLKKTFVRQADTVASTNMKGFVMALQREGKVHDAILVEQHFSTDIHGKDVLEFFTQMLSSCVVQFGKKTFRQXSGIPQGSVVSSLLCCLCYGHMENLLFPDVSQRGGCLMRLVDDFLLITPNLSQAQTFLKTLMAGVPRYGCVVNPQKVAVNFPLGDGGEGGSCPAGVRLLPLHCLFPWCGLLLNTHTLDVHNNYASYAGLSLRYSLTLGSAHCAGQQMKRKLMSILRFKCHALFLDLKTNSLEAVYSNIYKLVLLHAFRFHACAQSLPFGQKVGGNHSYFLNLIWDLAEYTNQLVRLCNKGLSLGCKALTGSLQYEAVELIYCLAFLLVLSRHRPLYYHLLAPLRTRKRKLEGKLEGLRLARIRQAATPKMPEDFKAIRA